In Pyrus communis chromosome 8, drPyrComm1.1, whole genome shotgun sequence, one genomic interval encodes:
- the LOC137742264 gene encoding SWR1 complex subunit 6-like isoform X1, with product MDDDGSNPLRRMSSRTRRVASKMTAALQSSDNRTQAALARLEALENDNAGLERVEVNDDDEASLDDDDVFITKKQSKGTKRKTRQAKALEAKKAPRTFLELVHEANLDSLPPYVPSYLKAAVGPRSSTSRRHFCTVCGSAATYTCVRCGVRFCSGRCQNIHNDTRCLKFVA from the exons ATGGACGACGATGGGTCCAACCCATTGCGCCGAATGTCGAGTCGAACTCGAAGGGTTGCTTCGAAAATGACTGCTGCCCTGCAGAGCAGTGACAACCGCACGCAG GCTGCCCTTGCTCGGCTTGAAGCTTTGGAAAATGATAATGCTGGTTTGGAGAGGGTAGAAGTTAACGACGATGATGAAGCTTCTCTTGACGATGATGATG TGTTTATAACAAAGAAGCAGTCTAAGGGCACCAAGCGTAAAACCCGGCAGGCAAAAGCTCTCGAGGCCAAGAAGGCCCCAAGAACATTCCTGGAGCTTGTACATGAG GCAAATCTCGACTCCTTGCCTCCTTATGTTCCTTCCTATTTGAAGGCAGCAGTGGGACCACGAAGCTCCACCTCCCGTCGCCATTTCTGCACTGTTTGTGGTTCTGCTGCCACCTACACATGTGTGAGGTGTGGGGTGCGCTTCTGCTCGGGTCGTTGCCAGAATATACACAATGATACTCGATGTCTGAAGTTTGTTGCCTGA
- the LOC137742264 gene encoding SWR1 complex subunit 6-like isoform X2 → MDDDGSNPLRRMSSRTRRVASKMTAALQSSDNRTQAALARLEALENDNAGLERVEVNDDDEASLDDDDVFITKKQSKGTKRKTRQAKALEAKKAPRTFLELVHEAAVGPRSSTSRRHFCTVCGSAATYTCVRCGVRFCSGRCQNIHNDTRCLKFVA, encoded by the exons ATGGACGACGATGGGTCCAACCCATTGCGCCGAATGTCGAGTCGAACTCGAAGGGTTGCTTCGAAAATGACTGCTGCCCTGCAGAGCAGTGACAACCGCACGCAG GCTGCCCTTGCTCGGCTTGAAGCTTTGGAAAATGATAATGCTGGTTTGGAGAGGGTAGAAGTTAACGACGATGATGAAGCTTCTCTTGACGATGATGATG TGTTTATAACAAAGAAGCAGTCTAAGGGCACCAAGCGTAAAACCCGGCAGGCAAAAGCTCTCGAGGCCAAGAAGGCCCCAAGAACATTCCTGGAGCTTGTACATGAG GCAGCAGTGGGACCACGAAGCTCCACCTCCCGTCGCCATTTCTGCACTGTTTGTGGTTCTGCTGCCACCTACACATGTGTGAGGTGTGGGGTGCGCTTCTGCTCGGGTCGTTGCCAGAATATACACAATGATACTCGATGTCTGAAGTTTGTTGCCTGA